The Anoxybacillus flavithermus genome has a segment encoding these proteins:
- a CDS encoding DUF3918 domain-containing protein, whose amino-acid sequence MTMNRTIASLIAIGAGVAAYQLAQRNGGMNMRNVRKVGKQMLRPFM is encoded by the coding sequence ATGACGATGAATCGAACAATCGCTTCTTTAATTGCGATCGGTGCAGGAGTAGCAGCATACCAATTAGCGCAACGAAACGGTGGCATGAACATGCGCAACGTGCGAAAAGTTGGCAAACAAATGTTGCGCCCATTTATGTAA
- a CDS encoding AI-2E family transporter, with translation MEHSHLHFFVRLTKLLFILVCLYFIVKLKSVWLPFLHVFIKIMTPFLIAAFITYLLHPVVEYVHKRGMPRALAILSIYTLFFGGIGFAVYKGIPLFIAQLEDLNKSLPMFVRTYEQWTNYIHEETATWPYDVHQRIEAMMTEVESFISEAVTGAIIGVKQLINRIIVFFIIPFIAFYMLKDVELIKKAAWEWTPKKWRYKGMQFLHDVDQTLGGYIRGQLFVCFLIGTVAALSFWLIDMKYPLLLGIIVGVTNVIPYFGPIIGAIPAAIIAATVSVNKLLLTVGIVFLLQFIEGNILSPLIVGKSLHLHPLMIMFSLFVGGEIGGIIGLIVAVPIVAIAKATFMHIRSLKTN, from the coding sequence TTGGAACATTCACATCTGCATTTTTTCGTTCGTTTAACGAAGTTGCTGTTCATTTTAGTTTGCTTATATTTTATTGTAAAGCTTAAGTCGGTATGGCTGCCGTTTTTACATGTATTTATTAAAATTATGACCCCTTTTCTCATCGCCGCATTCATTACATACTTATTGCATCCTGTTGTTGAATACGTTCATAAGCGAGGCATGCCGAGAGCGCTTGCTATTCTTTCCATTTATACTTTATTTTTTGGCGGGATCGGTTTTGCTGTTTATAAAGGGATACCGTTATTTATCGCCCAGCTAGAAGATTTAAATAAAAGCTTACCGATGTTTGTTCGCACGTATGAACAATGGACGAATTATATTCATGAAGAAACGGCCACATGGCCTTATGATGTTCATCAACGTATCGAGGCGATGATGACTGAAGTAGAATCATTTATTAGCGAGGCGGTTACAGGTGCGATTATTGGAGTGAAACAACTCATTAATCGAATCATCGTCTTTTTTATTATTCCTTTCATTGCGTTTTACATGTTAAAAGATGTGGAGCTTATTAAAAAAGCAGCATGGGAATGGACTCCGAAAAAATGGCGCTATAAAGGTATGCAATTTTTACACGACGTGGATCAAACGCTCGGTGGATATATTCGTGGACAATTGTTCGTCTGTTTCTTGATCGGAACGGTTGCTGCGCTTTCGTTTTGGCTTATTGATATGAAATATCCGCTTTTGCTTGGCATAATCGTCGGGGTTACAAATGTCATCCCGTATTTCGGACCAATTATTGGCGCCATTCCAGCGGCGATTATTGCTGCAACCGTATCAGTAAACAAATTACTTCTTACTGTCGGAATCGTCTTTTTATTGCAGTTTATTGAAGGAAACATTTTATCCCCGCTTATTGTAGGGAAAAGCTTACATTTACATCCGCTTATGATTATGTTTTCCTTATTTGTTGGTGGAGAAATCGGTGGCATCATCGGTTTAATTGTTGCTGTTCCGATCGTTGCAATTGCCAAGGCGACATTTATGCACATTCGCTCGTTGAAAACAAATTGA
- a CDS encoding alanine--tRNA ligase encodes MKKLTSAQVRQMFLDFFKEKGHAVEPSASLIPIDDPSLLWINSGVATLKKYFDGRVIPDNPRICNAQKSIRTNDIENVGKTARHHTFFEMLGNFSIGDYFKREAIHWAWEFLTSEKWIGFDPNRLSVTIHPEDEEAFDIWHNEIGLPEERIIRLEGNFWDIGEGPSGPNTEIFYDRGEQFGNDPNDPELYPGGENERYLEVWNLVFSQFNHNPDGTYTPLPKKNIDTGMGLERMCSILQDVPTNFDTDLFMPIIRATEQISGETYRTDAEKDVAFKVIADHIRTVTFAIGDGALPSNEGRGYVLRRLLRRAVRYAKQLNIQRPFMYELVPVVGEIMVDYYPEVKEKASFIQKVIKNEEERFHETLNEGLAILASVIEKEKQRGSDTISGEDVFRLYDTYGFPVELTEEYAEEEGMKVDHAGFEREMERQRERARAARQDVDSMQVQGGVLGDIKVESTFVGYDQLSISSVVEVIVKDGQLVNEVSEGQEAQVILRETPFYAESGGQIADRGWIEGETGKAYVKDVQKAPNGQHLHHIVVEQGVIQTNGTYIAHVDEAARVDIVKNHTATHLLHQALKDVLGVHVNQAGSLVAPDRLRFDFTHFGQVKQEELEQIEAIVNEQIWRNLPVAIEYKPLDEAKAMGAMALFGEKYGDIVRVVQVGDYSLELCGGCHVTNTAEIGLFKIVSESGIGAGTRRIEAVTGKAAYRLMNDQIALLKEVAEKLKTNPKDVLTRIDTLMNDMRELQRENESLAARLSHMEAENLVNQVKEVNGVPLVTSKVNNADMNSLRAMVDDLKQKLGSAIIVLASVQQNKVNLIAGVTNDLIDRGYHAGKLIKEVATRCGGGGGGRADMAQAGGKDANKVDEALKFVEQWVKSV; translated from the coding sequence GTGAAAAAGCTAACATCTGCTCAAGTACGTCAAATGTTTTTAGACTTTTTTAAAGAAAAAGGTCATGCCGTTGAGCCGAGCGCATCGCTTATTCCAATTGACGACCCGTCATTGTTATGGATTAATAGCGGTGTTGCTACGTTGAAAAAATATTTTGATGGTCGCGTCATTCCCGATAATCCGCGCATTTGTAACGCGCAAAAATCCATTCGTACAAATGACATTGAAAACGTCGGAAAAACGGCACGCCACCATACGTTTTTTGAAATGCTCGGAAACTTTTCGATTGGAGATTACTTTAAACGAGAAGCGATTCATTGGGCATGGGAGTTTTTAACGAGCGAAAAATGGATCGGTTTTGATCCGAATCGTCTTTCTGTGACAATTCATCCAGAAGATGAAGAAGCGTTCGACATTTGGCATAACGAGATTGGATTGCCAGAAGAACGCATTATTCGATTGGAAGGGAACTTCTGGGATATCGGGGAAGGTCCGAGCGGTCCGAACACAGAAATTTTCTACGACCGCGGGGAACAATTTGGCAACGACCCGAACGATCCAGAATTATATCCGGGTGGAGAAAACGAACGTTATTTAGAAGTATGGAACCTCGTCTTTTCCCAATTTAACCATAACCCTGACGGTACATATACACCGCTTCCGAAGAAAAACATTGATACGGGCATGGGATTAGAGCGGATGTGCTCGATTTTACAAGACGTTCCGACAAACTTTGATACCGATTTATTTATGCCAATCATTCGTGCAACTGAACAAATTTCAGGGGAAACATATCGCACGGATGCCGAAAAAGACGTGGCATTTAAAGTCATTGCCGACCATATTCGTACGGTCACGTTTGCGATTGGCGACGGGGCGCTGCCATCGAACGAAGGACGCGGTTACGTGTTGCGTCGTTTATTGCGCCGTGCCGTTCGCTATGCGAAACAATTAAACATTCAACGTCCATTTATGTATGAGCTCGTTCCGGTTGTCGGTGAAATTATGGTCGACTATTATCCGGAAGTGAAAGAAAAAGCATCGTTCATTCAAAAAGTAATTAAAAATGAAGAAGAGCGCTTCCATGAAACGTTAAATGAAGGACTTGCAATTTTAGCAAGCGTCATTGAAAAAGAAAAACAACGTGGTAGCGATACAATTAGTGGCGAAGATGTATTCCGTTTGTACGACACATACGGCTTTCCGGTGGAATTAACGGAAGAGTATGCGGAAGAAGAAGGAATGAAAGTCGACCATGCTGGTTTTGAGCGTGAAATGGAGCGCCAGCGCGAACGAGCACGTGCTGCACGTCAAGATGTTGATTCGATGCAAGTCCAAGGTGGCGTATTAGGCGACATTAAAGTAGAAAGTACGTTTGTCGGCTATGACCAGCTTTCTATTTCTTCTGTTGTCGAAGTAATCGTAAAAGACGGGCAACTTGTCAACGAGGTGAGCGAAGGACAAGAAGCGCAAGTGATTTTACGTGAAACGCCGTTTTATGCAGAAAGCGGTGGACAAATCGCTGACCGCGGTTGGATTGAAGGGGAAACAGGAAAAGCGTATGTAAAAGATGTCCAAAAAGCACCGAACGGTCAACATTTACATCACATCGTCGTCGAACAAGGGGTTATTCAAACAAACGGCACATATATCGCACATGTCGATGAAGCAGCGCGCGTCGACATCGTGAAAAACCATACAGCGACGCATTTGTTGCATCAAGCGTTAAAAGATGTACTTGGTGTGCATGTGAACCAAGCTGGTTCGCTTGTTGCTCCTGACCGTTTACGCTTTGACTTTACGCATTTCGGTCAAGTAAAGCAAGAAGAGCTCGAGCAAATTGAAGCGATCGTTAACGAGCAAATTTGGCGCAATCTCCCTGTTGCGATTGAGTATAAACCGCTTGATGAAGCGAAGGCGATGGGAGCGATGGCGCTATTTGGTGAAAAATATGGTGACATCGTGCGCGTCGTGCAAGTAGGCGACTATAGCTTAGAGCTTTGCGGTGGTTGCCATGTAACAAATACGGCAGAAATCGGTTTGTTTAAAATTGTTTCTGAATCGGGCATTGGGGCAGGTACACGTCGGATTGAAGCAGTTACAGGAAAAGCTGCGTATCGTTTAATGAATGATCAAATTGCATTATTAAAAGAAGTAGCGGAGAAATTAAAAACGAATCCGAAAGATGTGTTAACGCGCATCGATACGCTCATGAACGATATGCGCGAATTGCAACGTGAGAATGAATCGCTTGCTGCTCGTTTAAGCCATATGGAAGCAGAAAATTTAGTGAACCAAGTAAAAGAAGTAAACGGTGTTCCACTTGTCACAAGTAAAGTGAACAACGCCGATATGAACAGCTTACGTGCGATGGTCGATGATTTAAAACAAAAATTAGGTTCAGCGATCATTGTGCTTGCTTCTGTACAACAAAATAAAGTAAACTTAATTGCTGGTGTCACAAACGACTTAATCGACCGCGGTTATCACGCTGGAAAACTCATTAAAGAAGTGGCGACGCGTTGTGGCGGCGGTGGCGGTGGCCGAGCGGATATGGCACAAGCTGGCGGAAAAGATGCGAATAAAGTAGATGAAGCACTTAAATTTGTCGAACAGTGGGTAAAATCTGTTTAA